The Pseudoliparis swirei isolate HS2019 ecotype Mariana Trench chromosome 1, NWPU_hadal_v1, whole genome shotgun sequence genome has a window encoding:
- the LOC130195961 gene encoding nucleolar protein dao-5-like, translating to MDCSTNDAASDVAHDSPENSGSCSDDDVPLPKKPHRKGKQSRGNGHRAASKSAKNKSATDDSSDDEPLTKKKTPAKKPEKKGTKSSKSNGTNDKKAAVSDINSDDGSDKGKIGRKSCKGAKKSSPSPPKKSEGDTESESEVHSSADDETFCEVPKKTYPRRKASAPPRVIKSQRNAGRGKVKYVETSSDNSDDKPLPFARVTKGPIEPMSSPEGKKTKPKGKSPKEDPSYSDSRSEEDDDDDDDKPLVKLAAKKKKKPGKKNAKKATASPGRELRKRRGLSDESSDYEPSSNIGKKKRTGKRSPKKPKASPRKKKKATPKKPRKKSESESEPSSHSSDDEPLTKAATHPQVTKILDIILEV from the exons ATGGACTGCAGCACAAATGACGCGGCCAGCGATGTGGCGCACGACTCTCCAG AAAACAGTGGCTCTTGCTCTGATGATGACGTGCCGCTCCCGAAGAAGCCACACAGGAAGGGGAAACAGTCGCGTGGAAACGGGCACAGAGCCGCCTCTAAGTCAGCAAAGAACAAAAGTG CTACGGATGATTCTTCAGATGATGAGCCTttgacaaaaaagaaaacaccagcTAAGAAACCAGAGAAAAAAGGCACCAAGTCAAGCAAATCTAATGGCACAAATGACAAGAAAGCAG CTGTTTCAGATATCAACTCTGATGACGGCTCCGACAAGGGAAAAATTGGCAGAAAGTCCTGTAAGGGGGCAAAGAAGTCTTCCCCCTCGCCTCCGAAAAAATCTGAGGGAG ACACAGAATCAGAGAGTGAAGTTCATAGCTCGGCCGATGATGAGACTTTCTGTGAAGTTCCCAAGAAGACTTACCCGAGGCGTAAGGCCTCTGCTCCTCCCAGAGTAATAAAATCTCAAAGGAATGCAGGAAGGGGAAAGG TTAAATACGTAGAGACTTCCAGTGACAACTCGGATGATAAACCGCTGCCTTTTGCAAGGGTGACAAAGGGTCCCATAGAGCCAATGTCTTCACCAGAGGGCAAGAAAACAAAACCTAAAGGCAAATCCCCAAAAG AAGACCCATCATACTCAGACAGCCGCTccgaagaagatgatgatgatgacgacgacaaGCCCCTGGTGAAGCTTGctgccaagaagaagaagaaaccaggGAAGAAAAATGCAAAGAAGGCAACTGCGTCACCAGGCAGAGAGTTGAGAAAGAGACGAG GACTCTCCGATGAAAGTTCAGATTATGAACCCTCGAGTAATATCGGGAAAAAGAAACGTACAGGCAAACGAAGTCCAAAAAAACCGAAGGCTTCAcctcggaaaaagaaaaaagccactCCCAAAAAGCCAAGAAAGAAGTCTGAGTCTGAGTCAG AGCCATCAAGCCACAGTTCAGACGATGAACCCTTAACCAAGGCAGCCACACACCCACAAGTGACCAAAATCCTGGACATTATACTCGAGGTGTGA